The following is a genomic window from Elaeis guineensis isolate ETL-2024a chromosome 10, EG11, whole genome shotgun sequence.
AAAAAGCACTTCtagagattttctttttttttttttcttcctccagTCCAAAGAGCTTTATAAGAACATCCAATTGTAAACTCTTCATTTAAAGCTTCTAAGGGCCATGTGACTGAGTCTACGAGATGATGACCATTGACCACTAACTGAATGACGATTTAACCCTTTTAGCTTTAACCCAGGGTCACGGAAAAGTGGGAGAGGTCAGAAGAGACAAGCGCTAAGTACCATTTTCACCATGATCACACGCGGATACAACCCTTCGGTAATTCACGAACAACAAGGCGTAATAAGAAGAGAGAGACCCGTGACACGGTGGTAGCTTTAACGTGTCCTAGTCCTCCAGaaggttctctctctctctgtctatatatatattgtgtgtgttcatgtaccaaaaaaaaaaaaaaaaggcctttATGATCACATCAAGACCATTCACTAGATTGTTTTCATGTGATCAGACGGACAGAGGCAGATGAGTACGTCGGTGGATAACCGCGCGGTTGTGGTTACGAGAAGGAAATAAAAAACATAGCAAGCAGAAGATTTTATGAATTTGAGAAAGCGATGGACAAGGCTTCATGTTGTACCCGTCAAATTTGGATTACATGCACCAGTGGCCACGCCCACCGGACACGGGTTTGAAggggataaaaaaaaaaggacgtCAGGTTGTTGTCACTTCACTTAAATGCAGGTCACTACCAGTCCTGACTttgagatttaaatatttttacggATCTACCTTGTGGAGTGATAAAATCTGGGCATAAGTTTACGAGGACTGTGTGCGTACGTAGTTGCAACAGCCCATGAGGTGAAGTCAGCTAATCTAAATCGGTTTAAGATAAAGTTCTATAATTATCAGTACTTGTTGACCTTTTAGTTACTAGGAATTCTTAGTGTTCACCAACTTGCTATGCAATTCTCTATATATTATGATCGGCATAAGTAGTTACACTGTGATCTGAGTGGAAGTACTCCTTCGTAGCTTGATCACAACTCGACAAAGTTTATAGATGCTGCTCGGGTTCCAGAGTCACGTAGACTAGCTACGCATGCAGCATGCACCTCCTTAATTTCTATTAGCCGGTCTTGAAAAGGCCTACTTTGTTTGAGCCCTGATACCAAAATCCAACATACGTAAAACACCGGGCCACACATGTCGCGAATCTAGACTTTTTGCCCGTACTGTTTTCTCACTCTAGAACCGTGTCGCCTATACAATAGTATTCCCTTGTATAACTATAACAAAACATCTAACCAGATTCATATATCACATAGTTTAATAGCTAAAGTAGAATGATAAGGATCCCGACTCAATGATAGGATAACATATAAATAGAATAGAAAGATAAATCTGGAGTCAAAATGGAGACCATTTATCCTTCCAATccgatccatttttttttttttttgatcccaaCCACACACAGGACAAATGAGATAAgtgaacttaaaaaaaaaaaaaaagtgaacatAATAGAGTAGgtaatttctatacctttgtctCTAATtttagtttttgatatatcttgagtTAATTCCTATAAACTTAAATTTTCAGAAATAAATCTCGTTCATATAGATAACCAAACATATACTTTCTATGatccaaataaattttaataattctaaacttaaatataaaataattttaaagaataagaaACAAAAGCCCATAGAGATGCCTCTGGATACTCACCGAAGGTGGCGCTCCGGTAGGTAGTCCAGCCGTCAACGAAGTTACGGCTGCCGGAGATGATGGTCTGGCCCAAGCCGTCGCCTACTAGCATTATATTCCACGTCTTCTTCTTAATCTCCACGTTCTCCTTGTACGCCCCCTTTTTCACGTAGATCACGTACCTCTTCGTGCTCTCCGTTGGcgccgccgccaccgccgccCCCACCGTCGTGTACTTCCCGCTCCCGTCCTTCGCCACCACTGCATCCGCCGCCGTCCCCGCCGGCGCCTGCAGCAGCCTCCGGTCTCCCAACGACACCCATCCCGGGAACCCGTCGCTCACCTTCCCCATCAGCCTCCGCCGGCCGGCATTTCCTGCCCCGCCGACGCCGCCGGAACCGGCGGCAACATCGCGGAGGCTGTCGGCAACCAGGGAGGTGATGGACTGGAGACCGCCGGAGACGAGGGAGCCGAGGACGCTGTTGGTCCCCTCGAGGGACTCCTTGCAGGTTTCTTGGTTCCCGAGGGCGGCACTCAGCCATGAGCGGACGTCGGAGCGGCGGTTGCCGGTGCCGGCGGTGGCGGAGGCGGTAGAGGGTTGGGAGGCAGAGATGGTCGAGGAGATCTCGTCAGAGGAGAGGTCGAGGAGGTCGAGACAGTCGGAGACGGCGGAGGAAAGGCGGAGGTTGCCGCCGAGGTTTCCGGAGAAGGTGGAGACGACGGACACGAGCTTCTGTATCTCGTCGAGGGTGGAGTGGAGGGTGGAGAGGAAGGAGGTGGAGGGGGCGAAGGAACTCGCCGACGGCGTGGAGCTCTTCTTTGGCGACGTGGCGCATTCTGGTTGGAGCGAGGGGGAGGTGAGGGAGAGcgccggcgagaggaggaggaggaggaggaggagaacaaGAGAAGTGACGGCCGTTGGACATGGAGCCATGCTGAGATAACGGcgtcacagagagagagagagtatatatTAAAGAGGAAGAAGGAAAGGGTGGTGGCCCGGTTAAGATTGGTGTCATACTTATATATAGAGATTATAGAGCTGAGTGCcagctagagagagagagggagcttcACGAGTAGTTAACAGTTGTACCGATGAGACGGGGTTTGCCGCGCTTTCTACTAAATAAAAGCTTTGCCACTGGATGAGCTCTTTTAGTTTCCTATTGATTAATAAAGGGAAGAACATGGCGCGAAGAAAAATCTTTATACTCATGATACTATTTTTCTTATTCAAATTTGGGTTGGTGTAAGTTTTTGGAAGTCTTGTGCCACTTTGTGATTAATTTATTTCTAGGAAGCATTGCTTTTGTTCAGTTAAAAGTTCCTCATAATTTGAGATGGAACTAATGGAAGTTGCAGTGGAATTGCAAATGGGGAATAGGGAGATAGGTAGATGGAGAGTGTTTCTTTTCATGCGTTTATTGAAATGCTATAATATTTGGTTTTGGTCTCAAAATCTCACCAAAGGGCAAGGAGGTGCCAACCGGTCGGACTAAAAGGCGGTGATGAGGTTGATGTAGAGTTTAACTTGGAGGATATTATTATTTGGAGTTCACTGTTTCTCCTTCTCACTTTACCGGAGACAAGTTCTTGGTTTCCAGCATGGTGTATCAAGTTCTTGGTGCCAAAACGAGTCCAGATTTAATTAGTTTATGACTATCAAGCttgatttgaaattaattttgaatcaaaaattcaGGATGAGACTTGGAgttctctctctagtctctctaACAGTAATGGAGGGGAAAGAATTACATGACTTGGCCAACATTTCTTACCTAATCAAATTTGATAAAGCGTAATTTTTAGTAGATCAAACAGGAATAAAGTTGAACCAAGTTGAACTCAGATATAGCTTGAGATAAGCTCTAAACCTTGTTCGAGTGCACCTCAACTTAAGCTTGAAATTAAAGATCTTGTAGTAATTAAACAAACGTAACCAACAATCCTCTTTTACCATTTTTAAGTGAAATTAGTGTATTAACACCTCAATTCAAAACGTGACGGCTAGTATAATCAGCAAACATATTAGGGTTTGTATATCAATGATCTAGATTCGGGTTGCACCCTCACCCTGATTACAATCAGGCTCTCCCATCCTATTTCTCAAAAAAACGGTACATTGATTTGACTGTTTCCCATCCTTAGCTTTAATATTAATTTTCACTTCTTGATGGAATTTGATCGATGGATGAAATACATAAATGTACATTTTgcatatgcatatattttttaagatttttctatcaaaaattggTTGATGAGAGAAATGCCTAGGCTTGGACTGAAATAAGTTAAACTCTATCATTGTGATACATACAAGGAATTAAACTAATCTATATATGTATTAAAACATAGGCATCAGTATCTGTCCGccatatgttaattttttttttaaggtatcACCTGtcacattttttttttatggagaaaacatcaaaaaaattaataaaaatatatagagatcTATTGGAGAGGAGAGCATGAAgatcgaaaaaaaattttaggttctaattagattttttttttcgagtATATTGGTTTTTGTGCGAGTTATGTGAGCGACATAGACCAAAAAAATTGAGGGCAAATACGTGGAGGGGGGTTTTGAGGCGGCCGGCAAAGACGGTGAGAAGGTAAAGTACAGTAAGGAAGTCACAAGAGAGATAGAGAAGATGAGATGGAGGAGGATGAGGAAGGAAGAAAAGCATGGAGATCAGAAGAATTTTTTAGGTTCCGATTGAAGGTTTCTCAAGTATATGATTTTTGTGtgagttgtggtggtgtgagCAGCAGAGGGCAGCAGGAAGGCCGTCGGTGCGGGGGGAGGAGTGTTGGAGGAAAGAGAGGAAGTAGTGGAAGAGAgctagaaaaaaaatcatatttcatGCATGATACGGAGTTGTATGCTAGTTCTATAaattatattgaaaaaaaatctaaaaaataaaaaatgagctCAGTTAGGAACACCTTTGGTTTTTGGCTATGTATGTCCCATtcatctatctctcttttttaaattaaagaaatatatattatttatttatccttTCGTTGATCAGCATGATCATCTGATTCTCTTCTTGGGGTTTCTTTTCTCAAAAGGCACACGATACCAGACGCGAAGGTTAGCATCACTGGTTGGAAAGCTATACATGGCGACATTGGTCCCGAGGAAACCAGCCACGCCATCGGGATAAAGCATCCCACCGCGCGTCGGCTCTCCGTGCCGACGTTGACACCGGCCAACCGTCACCAGTGATGGAAACCACATTAGGGGGCCCAGAAAGTACGCGGAATGCCATCCCGTGTGGACCAACTTGGGATGACAACAGTTCCGATACGAGACAGATCAATCAATATCTATActcatcttttaatgaaaagcTTTAGCCCTGCATCCGTTTGGTGTCCGTTGCGGATCAGATCGGATAGATAAAATGTATTGGATTGAAAcagattaaataaaataaaaaatttataatataaatatttttaaataattataatttttaaataaaaataaaaataaaaattatatttaattaaatttgaaataaaatatatcattattGTATTCAATTTATTGTTATCATCGtttcaaattttaattggatcagataaaaattcatgccatccggAGCAGATGAGGTTGGATATCTGATGCTCGTATTTATTTCAGTTGCAACCTTCCAAGGTGTCTGCATCTTTTTACGTAAATATGGTCTTGTTTTAGCCAGCAAGCGCCACACTTTCTTCGTAAATGGTCCACTCATTGCGATGGGAAAAGCCAGACAAGACATGTGGCAGCGTAAATGAGCAATAAAATTGTCACCCATCTAATTTTGAGCATGGATCTGCTGTCATAGAGCACATTCCCTCTAGTTAATTAAAACTCCAATAATAGACCTGCAAGCTCCTTGAGCTAATTAATTCCGGCCCGTCAATTTATCTTGTCATGTTTGCAACATCCAAGCAAACATTATGTGTTTTCACAAGAACGTTAGTTCAAGCTATGAATCTATTAACTTCAATGTTTTCACCAACACGATATCTattgaaatatatatttattgaGAGAGCGAGAGACAAAAAAAAACATCCAAcataaattatttatatctaaatatttggAGATGCATCATCGAAGGCTCGAAAATCAAGCTCATCTAAGAACGAGGTGTGATTACCAAATCATTGCTCCATTCACATGTACTGAGGTACATAGTTTTTTTGacgatattttactattttttttatatctttgGAAGAGCACTGGTCGTTagccatcattaaaaaaaaaatatctaccaAACAAAATAATCTTAGATGCCATATACGATACGCTGTTCTTGATAGCTATCTATCTTCGGACATTGGCTATCGAGCGTAAAACATACATCATAAAGAATCCTAGTCATTGTTGAAGATGGCCGACATATTTAGACAAGCTCACCGTCATGCATGCCCAAGGCTTAACCTTTCACTTCACGGTGTACATTAGTCAAAATTTTCATGTCGCTGATTTTGACGCTTTTGAACCTATGAGCTCTAAACCAAAAGAATGCGTTTAATTTATGGTACTCGTCGCAATCCATTCATGGTCGGTCACTCGGATATCAAGGCAGTACCTTGGCATGAATGAGAATATACTTATCCAAGCATGGTAGATGTTCGCTCATCTAATGCGAAATGTTTGGCTCTCCTCTCTCCGTCTCTCTCCGAAAAAAAGCCCCATCCATGGATCCGTGGAATAAATATCCCACGTTCTTATTCACTTATTCGGCTGTCCCAGTTTTGCAATCAATTCCTTAATTCACAGGCCAATCTGTCTTCCCAACTACTCTATTTAATCTTCATGATTTGAATATTTGTGCTCGTGGTAGGGCCACCTGCTCCTACCTTCAAGGATGGGTTCTTCTTTTAAGTTCAATGATGGACATGGCATCAGAAGCCCTGTTCTAAGCCAAGTTGAGCGTCCTTCTAATGTTAAGAACCTCATTCATTGTGTAGACTGCCAAATTTAAGAAACAGGAGCTTTAGTACTGAGCTGACGCATTCTTTTCCATTCAATAGGGAGAGGGGAAGATGGCACCACAAGGTATGTAACGTCTTGCTTTTGGTCCACTTCAAATGGGACCAGCTAAGGGATCAAAGAAGCGTAGTGTGAGAATGTAGAAATTGAAATGCCTCTTTCGTTATTCGGACATGAACGAGCACCGACATGGCAAGACCATTGTTTGATACCTGTCCTCAGTAGAAAGTTCGATGCTTGGTATCTTGCAAAGGTGCTTTTACTTAAAAATAAGATACCTCGAATCatcattattcttttcttttattattcaTATTGTTGGGTTTAATTTCGATCTTACTGGGCCGCTAATGATGACCCAGCCCAATCAAGATCatccaaaaattcaaaaattagaggGAATAGTTGCCAGAGGAAAACAGACTACGGGATAGTTTTCTCCTGTTCCCTCCCTTATTTTTCGTCAAAACTCATTTTCACATCAAAATGACTTGGGAGAGGTGAAAGCGGATTCGATTTCATATCTGAATCAATCGGGATATGAAGAGAAATTTAAGAATCCGATTAGTATCCGtatccgtatccatatccatatccgtcaaagaaaaatagatatgaatatgaataGAGGACCATTCGACCCACATCTGAATATCCGAATCTATATGCATgtaatcttataaaattttatataatatttattaatttttttaaaaaaatatataatgatataaacatattatcaacttaatttatcatctatttaataatatttttgattctgtagttataaaatttaattatttaagttatatccataatcatattcatatttttagtatttaaattGTATTCGTATCCATTTTAGATAAATATGGGTTTGAATTTTTGCATCCGAATGATATCCGTAACCGTATTTATATTcgtcaaacaaaataaatatgaatatagatatattAGTATCCGATCTATATCCGATCCGATTTTAGTCCCACAATCAAGAGAGATATCTGaagttatttttttatcaaaagaaaCATAAGCAATAAGAAGTTACATTTTTCTTTCATCTTATTCTTGTCTCGAAAGCACCTTGTGATTGCACATATGGCCAGTTGGAGTGCCTTACAAGAGTGAGAAGATATATGATTCAACCCCTTGGATCTTAGGAGTTTCAATTTTTTACAGATTTTACAAGGTAACTCACCAAAAATTTAGATTCACATTAATTTTTCGTTATCACATATTTTACAATGGAATTGCATCAAGATAAAAGAGTACTTTCTTATAGAAAGATCTTAtaaaggtgttgggtataaaatacccacagccgaagtcctcagcggaatcgactacatgataacttcgtccggactcttacgggagccggactccgccaaccactacaaccgcaagcgacctctgttcggactcctacgggagccgggctccgtcctcaactccaaccgctggtaagcccctgttcggactcctacgggagccggacctctcctttgactttaattgcagggagactccgcccggactcctacgggagccgggcttcatcctcgactccaatggctgcaagacagactgcgtccggactcctacgggagccggactcctccgacaacttcaactgcaagtagactccgcccggactcctacgggagccgggctctgtcctcaacttcaaccgctggtaagcccctgtccggactcctacgggagccggacctctcctttgactttaattgcagggagactccgcccggactcctacgggagccgggcttcatcctcgactccaacggctgcaagacagactgcgtccggactcctacgggagccggactcctccgacaacttcaactgcaagtagactccgtccggactcctacgggagccgggctccgtcctcaacaatgactgctggtaagctccgcccggactcctacgggagccggactccgccaaccactacaaccgcaagcgacctctgtccggactcctacgggagccgggctccgtcctcaactccaaccgctggtaagcccctgtccggactcctacgggagccggacctctcctttgactttaattgcagggagactccgcccggactcctacgggagccgggcttcatcctcgactccaacggctacaagacagactgcgtccggactcctacgggagccggactcctccgacaacttcaactgcaagtagactccgcccggactcctatgggagccgggctctgtcctcaacttcaaccgctggtaagcccctgtccggactcctacgggagccggacctctcctttgactttaattgcagggagactccgcccggactcctacgggagccgggcttcatcctcgactccaacggctgcaagacagactgcgtccggactcctacgggagccggactcctccaacaacttcaactgcaagtagactccgtccggactcctacgggagccgggctccgtcctcaacaatgactgctggtaagctccgcccggactcctacgggagccggactccgccaaccactacaaccgcaagcgacctctgtccggactcctacgggagccgggctccgtcctcaactccaaccgctggtaagcccctgtccggactcctacgggagccggacctctcctttgactttaattgcagggagactccgcccggactcctacgggagccgggcttcatcctcgactccaacggctgcaagacagactgcgtccggactcctacgggagccggactcctccgacaacttcaactgcaagtagactccgcccggactcctacgggagccgggctctgtcctcaacttcaaccgctggtaagcccctgtccggactcctacgggagccggacctctcctttgactttaattgcagggagactccgcccggactcctacgggagccgggcttcatcctcgactccaacggctgcaagacagactgcgtccggactcctacgggagccggactcctccgacaacttcaactgcaagtagactccgtccggactcctacgggagccgggctccgtcctcaacaatgactgctggtaagctccgcccggactcctacgggagccggactccgccaaccactacaaccgcaagcgacctctgtccggactcctacgggagccgggctccgtcctcaactccaaccgctggtaagcccctgtccggactcctacgggagccggacctctcctttgactttaattgcagggagactccgcccggactcctacgggagccgggcttcatcctcgactccaacggctgcaagacagactgcgtccggactcctacgggagccggactcctccgacaacttcaactgcaagtagactccgcccggactcctacgggagccgggctctgtcctcaacttcaaccgctggtaagcccctgtccggactcctacgggagccggacctctcctttgactttaattgcagggagactccgcccggactcctacgggagccgggcttcatcctcgactccaacggctgcaagacagactgcgtccggactcctacgggagccggactcctccgacaacttcaactgcaagtagactccgtccggactcctacgggagccgggctccgtcctcaacaatgactgctggtaagctccgcccggactcctacgggagccggactccgccaaccactacaaccgcaagcgacctctgtccggactcctacgggagccgggctccgtcctcaactccaaccgctggtaagcccctgtccggactcctacgg
Proteins encoded in this region:
- the LOC140852102 gene encoding pectinesterase-like encodes the protein MAPCPTAVTSLVLLLLLLLLSPALSLTSPSLQPECATSPKKSSTPSASSFAPSTSFLSTLHSTLDEIQKLVSVVSTFSGNLGGNLRLSSAVSDCLDLLDLSSDEISSTISASQPSTASATAGTGNRRSDVRSWLSAALGNQETCKESLEGTNSVLGSLVSGGLQSITSLVADSLRDVAAGSGGVGGAGNAGRRRLMGKVSDGFPGWVSLGDRRLLQAPAGTAADAVVAKDGSGKYTTVGAAVAAAPTESTKRYVIYVKKGAYKENVEIKKKTWNIMLVGDGLGQTIISGSRNFVDGWTTYRSATFAVSGKGFIVRDLTIENTAGPSKHQAVALRSDSDLSVYYRCSFLGYQDTLYAHSLRQFYRECRIAGTVDFVFGDAAAVFQSCTLLARRPLPDQKNSVTAQGRKDPNQNTGFSLQFCNVSADSDLAGFTNSTATYLGRPWKEYSRTVVMQSYLGVAVRPEGWLEWNGDFALRTLYYGEYMNYGPGSGLAGRVKWPGYHVITDSAQAVNFTVGQFIDGNLWLPSTGVKYTAGLTM